From the genome of Spinacia oleracea cultivar Varoflay chromosome 2, BTI_SOV_V1, whole genome shotgun sequence, one region includes:
- the LOC130467201 gene encoding uncharacterized protein: MSDNLSTSNYASLFKTNNPTVSSQPQSACLLGSSVNTIPNTFSHSDSESVGSHNYIDAPNSPPSHTSHTVPAEIHSESLAVISLNAPRLADDEVSLMEKSCLFGKAWGEFIPQAAILARLNKDWNNTKGEIKFRYLGNGWFLIQFDNPLTKLDVWNGRPWFVQGLNFVLMPWYPGFRAQFCRITSVDQWIKIPFLPTEYWAWRHLNQIVSCIGHPIRLDRFTQQNVEKGNLLVFVLISISPNLFHDQSLLTLALIVKSISYLTRECGKCVRFAEILNTL; encoded by the coding sequence ATGTCTGATAATCTTTCAACCTCCAACTATGCCTCACTTTTCAAGACAAACAATCCTACAGTTTCCTCTCAACCTCAATCTGCCTGTCTTCTTGGTAGTTCAGTTAACACCATCCCCAACACCTTCTCCCACTCGGACTCAGAGTCTGTGGGAAGTCACAATTATATTGATGCTCCCAATTCCCCACCTTCGCACACTTCACACACTGTCCCTGCAGAGATTCACAGTGAATCTCTCGCTGTAATCTCCCTCAATGCTCCTCGTCTTGCTGATGATGAGGTCTCTCTTATGGAAAAGTCTTGTTTATTTGGgaaagcttggggggagttcaTTCCTCAAGCTGCTATTCTAGCTAGACTTAACAAAGACTGGAATAACACTAAGGGTGAGATTAAATTCAGGTATTTGGGCAATGGGTGGTTCTTAATTCAATTTGATAACCCTCTCACTAAGCTTGATGTTTGGAATGGTCGACCTTGGTTTGTCCAAGGTCTGAACTTTGTGTTGATGCCTTGGTATCCAGGGTTTAGAGCTCAGTTTTGTCGCATTACTAGTGTGGATCAATGGATTAAGATTCCATTTTTACCTACTGAATATTGGGCTTGGAGACATCTTAACCAAATTGTGTCTTGTATTGGTCACCCCATCAGACTTGACCGCTTTACCCAACAAAATGTTGAAAAGGGCAATTTGCTCGTGTTTGTGTTAATCTCAATATCACCAAACCTGTTCCACGATCAATCACTCTTAACTTTGGCTCTCATTGTCAAGAGTATTTCTTATCTTACGAGGGAGTGTGGGAAGTGTGTCCGCTTTGCGGAGATCCTAAACACACTATGA